Proteins encoded together in one Quercus lobata isolate SW786 chromosome 3, ValleyOak3.0 Primary Assembly, whole genome shotgun sequence window:
- the LOC115978730 gene encoding transcription termination factor MTEF1, chloroplastic, translated as MLTEMIIRPLHLPPQALLIPHSSKPSKTPSSSSNLNTKNPPSSSSSSSDSGLLFRQKILYLENLNVNSHKALQLNPDFRSTPLSSLLSVEQCLSSFGLTRSSLGRILDMYPQLLTSDPHTQLYPIFDFLLNEVRIPFLHIPKSITRCPRILVSSVPNQLRPTFSFLQNLGFVGPHSITSHTVVLLVSSVEDTLLPKIQFLQSLGFSHEEVATMVIRSPGLLTFSITNNLLPKVKYFLEEMKGDIVELKRFPQYFSFSLEGKIKPRHRLLLEHRLSLPLPAMLKVSDGEFTARLIELRLRLRLRSIEGM; from the coding sequence ATGCTAACAGAGATGATAATCCGACCCCTCCATCTCCCTCCTCAAGCTCTCCTCATCCCTCACTCCTCTAAACCCTCCAaaaccccttcttcttcttctaatctcaacaccaaaaacccaccttcttcttcttcttcttcctcagacTCAGGCCTGCTCTTCCGCCAGAAAATCCTCTACCTTGAAAACCTCAACGTCAATTCCCACAAAGCTCTCCAACTCAACCCAGATTTCCGTTCCACCCCACTCTCTTCCCTCCTCTCCGTCGAGCAATGCCTCTCTTCCTTTGGCCTCACTCGCTCTTCCCTTGGTCGAATTCTAGACATGTACCCACAGCTCCTCACCTCTGACCCTCACACCCAACTCTACCCCATCTTTGATTTCCTTCTCAACGAGGTCCGAATCCCATTTCTTCACATTCCAAAGTCCATAACTCGATGCCCCAGAATCTTAGTTTCCAGTGTCCCAAACCAGTTAAGACCCACTTTCTCTTTTTTGCAAAACTTGGGTTTTGTGGGTCCTCATTCAATCACTTCTCACACCGTAGTGCTATTGGTTTCAAGTGTGGAAGATACTCTTTTGCCAAAGATTCAGTTTTTGCAAAGTTTGGGGTTTTCTCATGAGGAAGTGGCTACCATGGTGATAAGGTCACCTGGGTTGTTGACTTTTAGTATTACAAATAATTTGCTCCCCAAGGTGAAGTATTTCTTGGAGGAAATGAAAGGGGATATAGTGGAATTGAAGAGGTTTCCTCAGTATTTTTCGTTTAGTTTGGAGGGGAAGATTAAGCCTAGGCATAGGCTTTTGCTCGAGCACCGTTTGTCGCTGCCATTGCCGGCGATGTTGAAGGTTAGTGATGGCGAGTTCACTGCGAGGTTGATTGAGTTGCGGTTGCGGTTGCGGTTGCGGTCTATTGAGGGGATGTAA